In a single window of the Rhinolophus ferrumequinum isolate MPI-CBG mRhiFer1 chromosome 21, mRhiFer1_v1.p, whole genome shotgun sequence genome:
- the CHD3 gene encoding chromodomain-helicase-DNA-binding protein 3 isoform X8, giving the protein MASPLRDEEEEEEEMVVSEEEEEEEEEGDEEEEEVEAAEEDYEEDDDEGVLGRRPGHDRGRDRHSPPGCHLFPPPPPPPPPLPPPPPPPPPPPDKDDIRLLPSALGVKKRKRGPKKQKENKPGKPRKRKKLDSEEEFGSERDEYREKSESGGSEYGTGPGRKRRRKHREKKEKKTKRRKKGEGDGGQKQVEQKSSATLLLTWGLEDVEHVYSEEDYHTLTNYKAFSQFMRPLIAKKNPKIPMSKMMTILGAKWREFSANNPFKGSAAAVAAAAAAAAAAVAEQVSAAVSPATPIAPPGPPTLPAPPAADIQPPPIRRAKTKEGKGPGHKRRSKSPRVPDGRKKLRGKKMAPLKIKLGLLGGKRKKGGSYVFQSDEGPEAEAEESDLDSGSVHSASGRPDGPIRTKKLKRGRPGRKKKKVLGCPAVAGEEEVDGYETDHQDYCEVCQQGGEIILCDTCPRAYHLVCLDPELDRAPEGKWSCPHCEKEGVQWEAKEEEEEYEEEGEEEGEKEEEDDHMEYCRVCKDGGELLCCDACISSYHIHCLNPPLPDIPNGEWLCPRCTCPVLKGRVQKILHWRWGEPPVAMPAPPQADGNPDAPPPRPLQGRSEREFFVKWVGLSYWHCSWAKELQLEIFHLVMYRNYQRKNDMDEPPPLDYGSGEDDGKSDKRKVKDPHYAEMEEKYYRFGIKPEWMTVHRIINHSVDKKGNYHYLVKWRDLPYDQSTWEEDEMNIPEYEDHKQSYWRHRELIMGEDPAQPRKYKKKKKELQGDGPPSSPTNDPTVKYETQPRFITATGGTLHMYQLEGLNWLRFSWAQGTDTILADEMGLGKTIQTIVFLYSLYKEGHTKGPFLVSAPLSTIINWEREFQMWAPKFYVVTYTGDKDSRAIIRENEFSFEDNAIKGGKKAFKMKREAQVKFHVLLTSYELITIDQAALGSIRWACLVVDEAHRLKNNQSKFFRVLNGYKIDHKLLLTGTPLQNNLEELFHLLNFLTPERFNNLEGFLEEFADISKEDQIKKLHDLLGPHMLRRLKADVFKNMPAKTELIVRVELSPMQKKYYKYILTRNFEALNSRGGGNQVSLLNIMMDLKKCCNHPYLFPVAAMESPKLPSGAYEGGALIKASGKLMLLQKMLRKLKEQGHRVLIFSQMTKMLDLLEDFLDYEGYKYERIDGGITGALRQEAIDRFNAPGAQQFCFLLSTRAGGLGINLATADTVIIFDSDWNPHNDIQAFSRAHRIGQANKVMIYRFVTRASVEERITQVAKRKMMLTHLVVRPGLGSKAGSMSKQELDDILKFGTEELFKDENEGENKEEDSSVIHYDNEAIARLLDRNQDATEDTDVQNMNEYLSSFKVAQYVVREEDKIEEIEREIIKQEENVDPDYWEKLLRHHYEQQQEDLARNLGKGKRVRKQVNYNDAAQEDQDNQSEYSVGSEEEDEDFDERPEGRRQSKRQLRNEKDKPLPPLLARVGGNIEVLGFNTRQRKAFLNAVMRWGMPPQDAFTTQWLVRDLRGKTEKEFKAYVSLFMRHLCEPGADGSETFADGVPREGLSRQQVLTRIGVMSLVKKKVQEFEHINGRWSMPELMPDPSADSKRSSRASSPTKTSPTTPEASATNSPCTSKPATPAPSEKGDGMRTPLEKEEAENQEKPEKNSKTGEKIETEADTPSPALSFGERLEPRKIPLEDEVPGVPGEMEPEPGYRGDREKSATESTPGERGEEKPLDGQEHRERPEGETGDLGKRAEDVKGDRELRPGPPRDEPRSNGRREEKAEKPRFMFNIADGGFTELHTLWQNEERAAISSGKLNEIWHRRHDYWLLAGIVLHGYARWQDIQNDAQFAIINEPFKTEANKGNFLEMKNKFLARRFKLLEQALVIEEQLRRAAYLNLSQEPAHPAMALHARFAEAECLAESHQHLSKESLAGNKPANAVLHKGKGRGGPARGRAHNAAYLLKP; this is encoded by the exons ATGGCTTCCCCTCTGagggacgaggaggaggaggaggaggagatggtggtgtcggaggaggaagaagaggaggaagaagagggcgacgaggaggaggaggaggtggaggcggCCGAAGAGGACTATGAGGAGGACGACGACGAGGGAGTACTCGGGCGCCGGCCGGGCCACGACCGGGGCCGCGACCGCCACAGCCCCCCCGGCTGCCACCTcttcccgccgccgccgccgccgccgccgcctctgcccccgccgccgccgccgccgccccctccGCCAG ATAAGGACGACATTCGGCTGCTGCCTTCAGCATTGGGTGTGAAGAAGAGAAAACGAGGACCCAAGAAGCAGAAGGAGAACAAGCCAGGAAAACCCCGAAAACGCAAGAAGCTT gaCAGTGAGGAGGAATTTGGCTCTGAGCGAGATGAGTACCGGGAGAAGTCAGAGAGTGGAGGCAGTGAATATGGAACCGGACCAGGTCGGAAAAGGAGACGGAAGCACcgagaaaaaaaggagaagaagacaAAGCGGcggaaaaagggggagggagatggaggaCAAAAG CAGGTAGAACAGAAGTCATCGGCAACTCTGCTTCTGACCTGGGGCCTCGAGGACGTGGAGCATGTGTACTCTGAGGAGGATTACCACACACTCACCAACTACAAAGCCTTTAGCCAGTTCATGAG GCCCCTAATTGCTAAGAAGAATCCTAAGATCCCAATGTCTAAAATGATGACCATCCTTGGGGCCAAGTGGAGAGAGTTCAGCGCCAATAACCCCTTCAAGGGGTCGGCAGCTGCTGTCGCAGCAGCGGCCGCAGCAGCGGCTGCAGCTGTAGCTGAGCAGGTGTCAGCTGCTGTCTCACCGGCCACCCCCATAGCACCGCCCGGACCCCCCACCCTTCCAGCGCCCCCTGCTGCTGATATCCAGCCCCCACCCATCCGAAGAGCCAAAACCAAAGAGGGCAAAG GTCCAGGCCATAAGAGGCGGAGTAAGAGCCCCCGAGTACCTGATGGACGCAAGAAGCTTCGGGGAAAGAAGATGGCACCACTCAAAATCAAACTAGGGCTGCTGGGTggcaagaggaagaagggaggctCG TATGTTTTTCAGAGTGATGAGGGACCTGAAGCAGAGGCCGAGGAGTCAGATCTGGACAGTGGTAGTGTCCACAGTGCCTCAGGCCGGCCTGATGGCCCTATCCGAACCAAGAAACTAAAGAGAGGCCGgccaggaaggaaaaagaagaaag TCCTGGGCTGTCCTGCAGTGGCCGGGGAGGAGGAGGTTGATGGCTACGAGACGGATCACCAGGATTACTGTGAGGTGTGCCAGCAGGGTGGGGAAATTATTCTGTGCGACACCTGCCCTCGTGCCTACCACCTCGTCTGCCTTGATCCTGAGCTTGACCGGGCTCCAGAGGGCAAATGGAGTTGCCCCCACTGT GAGAAGGAGGGGGTACAATGGGAGgctaaggaggaggaggaagaatacgaagaggaaggagaggaagaaggggagaaggaggaagaagacgaTCACATGGAATACTGCCGCGTGTGCAAGGATGGCGGGGAGCTCTTGTGCTGTGATGCTTGCATCTCCTCCTACCACATTCATTGTCTGAACCCGCCCCTGCCCGACATCCCCAACGGTGAATGGCTGTGTCCCCGATGCACA TGTCCTGTGCTGAAAGGCCGTGTGCAGAAGATCCTGCATTGGCGATGGGGGGAGCCCCCAGTGGCAATGCCAGCCCCCCCACAGGCAGATGGGAATCCGGATGCCCCACCTCCTCGTCCTCTTCAAGGCAGATCAGAGAGAGAATTCTTTGTCAAGTGGGTAGGACTGTCGTACTGGCACTGCTCCTGGGCCAAGGAGCTTCAG CTGGAAATCTTCCACTTGGTAATGTACCGAAACTACCAACGGAAGAATGACATGGATGAGCCCCCACCCCTGGACTATGGCTCTGGTGAGGACGATGGGAAGAGTGACAAGCGCAAGGTGAAAGATCCGCACTATGCCGAGATGGAGGAGAAGTACTATCGTTTTGGCATCAAGCCAGAGTGGATGACCGTCCACCGTATTATCAACCACAG TGTGGATAAAAAGGGGAATTACCACTATCTAGTAAAATGGAGGGACTTGCCATATGACCAGTCCACCTGGGAGGAAGATGAAATGAACATCCCTGAATATGAAGACCACAAGCAAAGCTACTGGAGACACCG GGAACTCATTATGGGGGAGGACCCCGCCCAGCCCCGCAAgtataagaagaagaagaaggagctACAGGGTGATGGGCCTCCCAGTTCTCCTACTAATGAT CCTACAGTGAAATATGAGACTCAGCCACGGTTTATCACAGCCACTGGAGGCACACTGCACATGTATCAGCTGGAAGGGTTGAATTGGCTACGCTTCTCATGGGCCCAGGGCACTGACACCATTCTGGCTGATGAGATGGGTCTGGGCAAGACCATACAGACCATCGTCTTCCTCTACTCACTCTATAAGGAG GGCCACACAAAAGGTCCTTTCCTGGTGAGTGCCCCACTCTCTACCATCATTAACTGGGAGCGAGAGTTCCAGATGTGGGCACCCAAGTTCTACGTGGTGACATACACGGGTGACAAGGACAGCCGGGCCATCATTCGTGAGAATGAGTTTTCCTTTGAAGACAACGCCATCAAAGGTGGCAAGAAAGCTTTTAAGATGAAG AGGGAGGCACAGGTGAAGTTCCACGTTCTCCTGACATCGTATGAGCTGATCACCATTGATCAGGCAGCACTTGGCTCCATCCGTTGGGCCTGCCTCGTGGTAGATGAGGCCCATCGGCTCAAAAACAACCAGTCCAAG tttttcagGGTCCTCAATGGCTACAAGATAGATCATAAGTTGCTGCTGACAGGGACTCCATTGCAAAATAATCTGGAGGAGCTCTTCCATCTGTTGAACTTCCTCACCCCAGAGAGATTTAA CAAcctggagggcttcctggaggagtttGCTGACATATCCAAAGAAGACCAGATTAAAAAACTGCATGATTTGCTGGGGCCACATATGCTACGTAGGCTCAAGGCTGATGTCTTTAAGAACATGCCAGCCAAGACAGAGCTCATCGTTCGAGTGGAGCTAAGCCCCATGCAAAA AAAATACTACAAGTATATCCTGACTCGAAATTTTGAGGCCCTGAATTCCCGAGGCGGTGGGAACCAAGTGTCGCTGCTTAACATCATGATGGATCTTAAGAAGTGCTGCAACCATCCATACCTCTTTCCTGTGGCTGCTATG GAGTCCCCAAAACTCCCCAGTGGGGCCTATGAGGGTGGGGCACTTATTAAGGCATCCGGGAAGCTCATGCTGCTGCAGAAGATGCTACGGAAGCTGAAGGAGCAAGGACACAGAGTGCTCATCTTCTCACAG ATGACCAAGATGTTAGACTTGCTAGAGGATTTCCTAGACTATGAAGGCTACAAGTACGAGCGCATTGATGGTGGCATCACTGGTGCCCTGAGGCAGGAGGCCATCGATCGATTTAATG CTCCTGGagcccagcaattctgcttcCTCCTGTCCACCCGAGCTGGGGGCTTGGGCATCAATCTGGCCACTGCTGACACTGTCATCATCTTCGATTCTGACTGGAACCCCCATAATGACATCCAG GCTTTTAGCCGTGCTCATCGGATCGGCCAGGCCAACAAAGTGATGATTTACCGGTTTGTGACTCGCGCATCAGTGGAAGAGCGAATCACACAAGTGGCCAAGAGAAAGATGATGCTGACACATCTGGTGGTACGGCCCGGGCTGGGCTCCAAAGCGGGCTCCATGTCTAAGCAGGAGCTGGATGACATCCTCAAATTTGGCACTGAGGAACTATTTAAGGATGAAAACGAGG GGGAGAATAAGGAGGAGGACAGCAGTGTGATTCATTATGACAATGAGGCCATCGCTCGGCTGTTGGACCGGAACCAGGATGCAACTGAGGACACTGACGTGCAGAACATGAACGAATATCTCAGTTCTTTCAAGGTGGCCCAGTATGTGGTGCGGGAGGAAGACAAG ATTGAGGAGATCGAACGAGAGATCATCAAGCAGGAGGAGAACGTGGATCCTGACTACTGGGAGAAGCTGCTGAGGCATCACTATGAGCAACAGCAGGAAGACCTAGCCCGGAATCTCGGCAAGGGCAAGCGGGTTCGAAAGCAAGTCAACTACAATGACGCTGCTCAGGAGGACCAAG ATAACCAGTCAGAGTACTCAGTGGGATCAGAAGAGGAGGATGAAGACTTTGATGAACGTCCTGAAG GGCGTCGACAGTCAAAGAGGCAGCTCCGGAATGAAAAGGATAAGCCACTGCCTCCACTGCTGGCTCGAGTTGGGGGCAACATTGAG GTGTTGGGATTCAATACCCGTCAGCGGAAGGCTTTCCTCAATGCTGTCATGCGCTGGGGGATGCCACCGCAGGATGCTTTCACCACTCAGTGGCTGGTGCGGGACCTAAGAGGCAAGACGGAGAAGGAGTTCAA GGCCTATGTGTCTTTGTTCATGCGCCATCTTTGTGAGCCCGGGGCAGATGGCTCTGAAACGTTTGCTGACGGGGTCCCTCGGGAGGGCCTGAGTCGCCAGCAAGTGTTGACGCGCATTGGAGTCATGTCTCTCGTCAAGAAGAAG GTGCAGGAGTTTGAGCACATCAATGGGCGCTGGTCGATGCCTGAGCTGATGCCCGATCCCAGTGCTGACTCAAAGCGCTCCTCCAGAGCTTCCTCTCCTACTAAAACATCTCCCACAACCCCTGAGGCTTCCGCTACAAACAGTCCTTGCACCTCTAAACCTG CTACTCCAGCTCCAAGTGAGAAAGGAGATGGCATGAGGACACCACTTGAGAAGGAAGAAGCTGAAAACCAGGAGAAGCCAGAGAAGAATAGCAAAACTGGGGAGAAGATAGAGACAGAG GCTGatacccccagcccagccctatCGTTCGGAGAGCGACTAGAGCCAAGGAAGATTCCTCTAGAGGATGAGGTGCCAGGGGTACCTGGAGAGATGGAGCCTGAACCTGGGTACCGGGGGGACAGAGAGAAGTCAG CCACAGAGTCGACgccaggagagagaggggaggagaagccGTTGGATGGACAGGAACACAGGGAGAGGCCGGAGGGGGAAACGGGGGATTTGGGCAAGAGAG CAGAAGATGTAAAAGGGGACCGAGAGCTTCGACCTGGTCCTCCTCGAGACGAGCCACGGTCCAATGGGCGACGtgaggagaaggcagagaagcCGCGGTTCATGTTCAATATTGCAGACGGTGGCTTCACAG AGCTTCACACACTGTGGCAGAATGAGGAACGGGCAGCTATTTCCTCGGGGAAACTCAATGAGATCTGGCACCGAAGACATGACTATTGGCTTCTGGCTGGGATTGTCCT CCATGGCTACGCACGATGGCAGGACATCCAGAATGATGCTCAGTTTGCCATTATCAATGAGCCATTTAAAACTGAAGCCAATAAGGGGAACTTTCTGGAGATGAAAAATAAGTTTCTGGCCCGGAGATTCAAG CTCCTGGAGCAGGCGCTGGTGATTGAGGAGCAGCTTCGGCGGGCGGCCTACCTGAACCTCTCGCAGGAGCCGGCGCACCCCGCCATGGCCCTCCACGCCCGCTTTGCCGAGGCCGAGTGCCTGGCTGAGAGCCACCAGCACCTCTCCAAGGAGTCGCTGGCAGGGAACAAGCCAGCCAACGCCGTACTGCACAAGGGTAAGGGCCGCGGCGGCCCCGCGCGGGGGAGGGCCCACAACGCTGC TTACTTATTAAAGCCTTGA